In the genome of Pontibacter actiniarum, the window GCAGGTAACCATACCGGCCCTGGACTCTACTTTTTCCGGTAAGGTCGCGCTGATCGGGGCCGTGGCAGACCCTGCTTCCCGCGCTTACACCGTCAAGATAAACGTGCCAAACCCGAAGCACCTGATCCGTCCGGGCATGGTGGCCGAGGCAACGGTTGCCTCTAACCGTACAGAGCAAGTGCTGGTAATCCCGGGTGAGGCTATCCTGCGCGATGTAGGCGGCAACACCTACGTGTTTGTGGTGGACCGGCAGAAGAACCAGGCCTTCCGGCGCAACGTAACGGTGGGCAGCTTTTTTGGCAACAACATAGAAATCACCTCCGGCCTAACGCAAAACGACCTCGTGGTGACAGGCGGCCAGCAGCGCCTGAACGATGCGGCACCAATCAGAATTGTTGAAAGGGTACAAGCATGAACATCATCAAATCCTCGTTACGGTATCCGCAGATAACGCTTACAGTTTTGTTCCTGGTGGTGTTGGTAGGCCTGAACTCGCTTTTGAACATGCCGCGCCGCGAAGACCCGAAAATCACCATCCGGGCAGGCCTGGTGCTGGCTTTTTACCCGGGGGCCAACTCGGCTCAGGTAGAAGAGCAGGTCACGAACAAGCTGGAGCAGTACCTCTTTCAGTTTGCGGAGGTAAACAAAGAAAAGACCTTTTCGACTACCCGCGACGGAGCCGTGGTGATAAACGTAGAGCTGGAGGAGTGGGTGGAGGAGCCGGACGTGTTCTGGTCAAAGCTTCGGCATGAGATGAACGTGGCCAAAGCCCTGGCCCTGCCACGCGGGGTGCAGGGGCCCATTGTGAACACGGACTTCGGGGATACCGTTGCCATGCTGATAGGGGTGGAGTCGGACAGCCTGAGCTATAGCCAACTGAAGGAGTATACCCGCAGCATAGAGGATGCCCTGCGAACAGTGGAGGGCGTGTCGAAAATTAAGCGCTACGGTGAGCAGCCGGAGCAGATTGTGGTTACCTCGCAGTCCGAAAAGCTGGCCCAGTACGGCCTGAAGCTGCCGCAGGTAGTGCAGGTGCTACAGGCACAGAACGCCATTAGCCCGACCGGCAATGTGAAAACGGAAGGTGCTGAAGTGCCGCTTTACGCAGAGGGCACTTATACTTCGGTGCAGGAGATCCGGAACCAGGTGGTGGGAACCTCCCAAACGGGGCAGGTGATTCGCCTGGGAGACGTGGCCAACGTGCGGCGCGACTATGCCGAGCCTACCACCGAGATTAGTGTAAACGGACACAAGGCCCTGATGATCTCGGTAGAGATGCAGGAAGGGAACAACATCGTGGACTTCGGCGAAACCATCAAGGCCAAGCTGGCGCAGATTTCCCGGAACCTGCCGAGCTCTGTTCAGCTCACCACCGTTGTAGACCAGCCCGAGGTGGTAGACGAAAGCATCTCACACTTTATCCGGGAGTTTTTCCTGGCGATTATTGCCGTTGTGGTTGTGACGGTGCTGCTGTTGCCGTTCCGTATTGCCGCCGTGGCCGCCATGGCCATACCGGTAACCGTTGCCGTAACCTTTGCCCTGCTGCATACCTTTGGCATAGAGCTGCACCAGGTGTCGCTGGCGGCCCTGATCGTGGTGCTGGGCATGGTGGTGGACGATGCCATTGTAATAGCCGACAACTATGTGGAGCTGCTGGATGAGGGGGTGGAGCGTTGGACGGCGGCCTGGCGCAGCGCCAGCGATCTGGTAGTGCCTGTGCTTACCGCTACAGCCACCATTATTGCCGCTTTTCTGCCGATGGTTATCCTGACCGGCTCTACCGGGGAATTCATTTTTGCCTTGCCTGTCACCGTCACCATTGCTTTGGCCTCGTCCTTTGTGGTGGCTATGTTCCTGACGCCTTACCTGTGCTACAAGTTTATCAAAAAAGGGCTGCACGAGCCTACGCAGCCTGAGCAGGAGCAGCTGGAGAACCGGAAAAAGAAGGTGTCCCTGCTCGACAGGATGCAGCACGTGTACAACCGGTCGCTGGACTGGAGCATGGTCCACCGCCGCACGGTTATTTTCGGTGCGATAGTATCCGTGGCGGCGGCCGGGGGCATGTACACACTCCTGAAGCAGAAGTTCTTTCCGGCAGCCGAGCGCGCCCAGTTTGTGGTGGAAGTATGGATGCCCACCGGAGCCAGGCTTGCGAAAACGGAGCGGGCCGTCAACAGAATAGAGGATGTGCTGAAGCAGGATGAACGTGTGGCGGACTATGCCACCTTTGTCGGTACGAGCGCCCCCCGCTTCTACTACAATTTTTCGCCGGAGCCGCCGGTAACCAACTTTGGGCAGATACTGGTTAACACGCACAGCAACGAGGAAACAGAGGAGCTTGCCGCCGCACTAAGGCGCCAGGTGGATGAGCTGGTGCCGGAAGGCCGCCCGCGTGTGCGGCTGATGCAGCAGGGAGCCCCAACGGTAACACCCGTAGAGGTGCGCATCGTGGGCCACGACCTGGGGGAGCTGAAGCGCATCGGAAACCAGGTGCAGGAGATTATAGAAGACGCACCGGGGAGCGCCGAAGTGTACACCAACTTCCGGGAAGACTACTACGGTGTAGGGCTGACGCTGAAAAGTGAGGCCAACCGCCTGGGCTTTACCACCTATGACGTGGCCTCGTCTATCAACACAGGCTTTGCGGGCACACCGGTTTCTGTTTTATGGGAGGGAGACAACCCCGTTAACATTGTACTGCGCCTGGATGAGGAGAGCCGCCAGAACTTCAACAACCTGGAGAACACCTTTATCTCCTCGCCGGTTACCGGGGCGCGTGTGCCTGTCCGGCAGATAGCCAACCTGCAGCCGCAATGGCAAACCGGCCGCATCGTGCACCGCAACGGCGTACGCACGCTAACGGTGCAGAGCGAGGTGGCTCCTGATGCCCTGGCCTCCGAGATACTGAAAGACATACAGCCTAAAATAGCCGAACTGCCGTTGCCGGCGGGCTACCGCATCGAGTACGGCGGCGAGATCGAGAACCAGAAAGCTACTTTCAGTCAGATGGTGGTGGCACTGGGGATTAGCTTGGTGGCCATTTTCATGATCCTGCTGTTCCAGTTCCGCAACCTGAAGGAGGCGCTGATCGTGATGGCCTCTATCCCGCTGAGCCTGTTTGGGGCCTTGCTGGGGCTGATTATCACCGGCAACCCCTTTGGCTTTACCGCCTTTATCGGCCTGATCAGTTTGTCGGGTATTGTGGTGCGCAACGCCATTATCCTGGTAGACTATGCCAACGAGCTCATCCGGCACGGGATGGACATCCCTACGGCAGCCGCAGAGGCAGGCAAGCGCCGCCTCCGCCCCATCTTCCTGACGGCTATGGCCGCCGCTATCGGGGTGTTGCCCATGATCCTGTCTGGCTCGCCTTTGTGGAGCCCGCTGGCCAGTGTGATCGCCGTAGGGGTTGTGTTTTCGATGGTGATGGCCCTGCTGGTGGTGCCGGTGCTGTTCGTCGTCTTTATTAAGCCGCAGGACAAACAAGTTCTTGCCGAAGCCAGTCATTAAACCCTTGAAAGAACAAACCATGCCTAAACCGTTTCGCATCTCTTTCATCAAACACAGTAGGAGAGGTCTTAGACTTATTCGTCAGCGCCTGTGCAGCTGCTTTATACTTGTACTTGCGGCAGCAAATGTGGCCGCCGCGCAGGATATCCGCACTCTCTCGCTGCAGGAGGCGCAGGACCTGGCCCTGGAGCAGAACCGCCTGTTGCGCATTGCCCGGGAGCAAGTGGAGGAAAGCGAGCAAAAAGTAAAGGAGGCGCAGAGCAGGCAGTATCCTTTGGTCTATGCTACGGGGGGCTACACCTACAATGGCGTTACCGAAGACGTGGTGCTGCCGATGGGGGCACTGGGGGTTTACCCGAACAGTAACATCTTTGTTCCCCAAACCGATATCCCGATCCTGGAAAGCAAGCACAACCTGATCATGGCGAGTGCCCTGGCTATGCAGCCCATCACGCAGTTAGGAAAGATACGAACGGGCGTAAAAATAGCGCAAACCGATGTGAAGATTGCAGAGGCAAAGGCGGCTCAGGCTGCGCAGGAGGTAAAGCAAGGGGTGGAGCAGCTGTTTTACGGCCTGCTGCTTGCGCAAAAGCAGCAGGAGGAGGCACAGGCGAACATCCAGCTGACAGAAGCGAAACTATATGATGTAGAGAGTGCACTGCTGGCCGGCAAAACGGATGAGGTGAACAAAATAGGCTTGCAGGCAGCACTTGCCGACGAGCAGCAAAAGCTCCTGGTTATACAGCACCAGGTTGCGGATTATACCTATGACCTGAACCAGCTGCTGGGCCTGCCAACGGATACCGGTCTGCGCCTGGACGGCGTGCAGGAGGAAGAGGTGCCGCTCCAGCCGCTGGAGGAGTACCTGCAACTGGCGCAAACGGTCAGCTACGATGTGCGCATTGCCGAACATACCTCCCAAAAAGCCGCTTATGGTGTGAATGCAGCCAAAAAAGACTACATCCCGAATGTGAATGCTATCGGGGGCTATACGCATCAGAGTATACTGAACGTGCTGCCTGAGAATAACTACTTTTTCGGGGTGCAGGCTAACTGGAACATCATTGACTTCGGGAGGAGAAAAGCTGTTTTAAAGCAGCGTCAGTCGCAGCAAAGGCAGGCGGAGCTGAACCTGGAGAACACCCGTGAGGACGTAACAGGCCGGGTAGAGCAGGCTTACCGGAAGGTGCAACAGGCCCGGCAGCTGGTTGCCGTGGCCCGGCAAGCCGTGCAGTACCGGGAGCAGGAGCTGAAACTGAAGCAAGACAGGTTCGATGCCGGCCTCATCCTGAAAAAGGACGTGCTCGAAAGCCAGGCAGCCCTGGCCAAGTCAGAAGCCGAC includes:
- a CDS encoding efflux RND transporter permease subunit yields the protein MNIIKSSLRYPQITLTVLFLVVLVGLNSLLNMPRREDPKITIRAGLVLAFYPGANSAQVEEQVTNKLEQYLFQFAEVNKEKTFSTTRDGAVVINVELEEWVEEPDVFWSKLRHEMNVAKALALPRGVQGPIVNTDFGDTVAMLIGVESDSLSYSQLKEYTRSIEDALRTVEGVSKIKRYGEQPEQIVVTSQSEKLAQYGLKLPQVVQVLQAQNAISPTGNVKTEGAEVPLYAEGTYTSVQEIRNQVVGTSQTGQVIRLGDVANVRRDYAEPTTEISVNGHKALMISVEMQEGNNIVDFGETIKAKLAQISRNLPSSVQLTTVVDQPEVVDESISHFIREFFLAIIAVVVVTVLLLPFRIAAVAAMAIPVTVAVTFALLHTFGIELHQVSLAALIVVLGMVVDDAIVIADNYVELLDEGVERWTAAWRSASDLVVPVLTATATIIAAFLPMVILTGSTGEFIFALPVTVTIALASSFVVAMFLTPYLCYKFIKKGLHEPTQPEQEQLENRKKKVSLLDRMQHVYNRSLDWSMVHRRTVIFGAIVSVAAAGGMYTLLKQKFFPAAERAQFVVEVWMPTGARLAKTERAVNRIEDVLKQDERVADYATFVGTSAPRFYYNFSPEPPVTNFGQILVNTHSNEETEELAAALRRQVDELVPEGRPRVRLMQQGAPTVTPVEVRIVGHDLGELKRIGNQVQEIIEDAPGSAEVYTNFREDYYGVGLTLKSEANRLGFTTYDVASSINTGFAGTPVSVLWEGDNPVNIVLRLDEESRQNFNNLENTFISSPVTGARVPVRQIANLQPQWQTGRIVHRNGVRTLTVQSEVAPDALASEILKDIQPKIAELPLPAGYRIEYGGEIENQKATFSQMVVALGISLVAIFMILLFQFRNLKEALIVMASIPLSLFGALLGLIITGNPFGFTAFIGLISLSGIVVRNAIILVDYANELIRHGMDIPTAAAEAGKRRLRPIFLTAMAAAIGVLPMILSGSPLWSPLASVIAVGVVFSMVMALLVVPVLFVVFIKPQDKQVLAEASH
- a CDS encoding TolC family protein, with translation MPKPFRISFIKHSRRGLRLIRQRLCSCFILVLAAANVAAAQDIRTLSLQEAQDLALEQNRLLRIAREQVEESEQKVKEAQSRQYPLVYATGGYTYNGVTEDVVLPMGALGVYPNSNIFVPQTDIPILESKHNLIMASALAMQPITQLGKIRTGVKIAQTDVKIAEAKAAQAAQEVKQGVEQLFYGLLLAQKQQEEAQANIQLTEAKLYDVESALLAGKTDEVNKIGLQAALADEQQKLLVIQHQVADYTYDLNQLLGLPTDTGLRLDGVQEEEVPLQPLEEYLQLAQTVSYDVRIAEHTSQKAAYGVNAAKKDYIPNVNAIGGYTHQSILNVLPENNYFFGVQANWNIIDFGRRKAVLKQRQSQQRQAELNLENTREDVTGRVEQAYRKVQQARQLVAVARQAVQYREQELKLKQDRFDAGLILKKDVLESQAALAKSEADLYAARLGYRLALSDLQAMTGASAQEAIEQ